One window from the genome of Epinephelus fuscoguttatus linkage group LG3, E.fuscoguttatus.final_Chr_v1 encodes:
- the g3bp2a gene encoding ras GTPase-activating protein-binding protein 2 isoform X1, giving the protein MVMEKPSPLLVGREFVRQYYTLLNKAPDFLHRFYGRNSSYVHGGLDPSGKLAEAVYGQAEIHKKVMSLQFSECHTKIRHVDAHATLSDGVVVQVLGELSNNGQPMRKFMQTFVLAPEGSVANKFYVHNDIFRYEDEVFGDSEAELDEESEEEVEEEPEERQPSPEPLQESPNSTTYYEPHPVTNGVEEPMEEPAPEPEPEPEPEPKVEEIKPEVDEKVLEEMEEKAPSPVPVESPPNTQEPPKTFSWASVTSKNLPPSGTVTSSGMSPHVVKVPSSQPRVEAKTETQTAPLRPRDQRTRDRPAFTPRGPRPDGVASSESQTGKPHLSFVNKGGRGETESGEMDSRRIVRYPDSHQLFVGNLPHDIDESELKEFFMTYGNVVELRINTKGVGGKLPNFGFVVFDDSDPVQRILGAKVEGPIMFRGEVRLNVEEKKTRAVRERETRGGGEERRDMRRNDRGPGGSRSIVGSGMMRDRDGRGPPPRGGMAPKPGMGSGRGSGGQGEGRFTTQRR; this is encoded by the exons ATGGTGATGGAGAAGCCAAGTCCCCTGCTTGTAGGGCGGGAGTTTGTGAGGCAGTATTACACACTCTTAAACAAGGCACCAGATTTCCTGCACAG GTTCTATGGGAGGAATTCTTCCTATGTTCATGGAGGACTCGACCCAAGTGGGAAGCTGGCAGAAGCGGTTTATGGACAAGCG GAAATCCACAAGAAGGTCATGTCCCTGCAGTTCAGTGAATGCCACACAAAGATCAGGCACGTGGATGCTCATGCTACACTGAGTGATGGAGTGGTGGTGCAAGTCCTCGGAGAACTGTCCAACAATGGTCAGCCAATGAGGAAGTTCATGCAGACTTTTGTGCTTGCTCCAGAG GGTTCGGTGGCAAACAAGTTCTACGTCCACAATGACATCTTCCGTTACGAGGATGAGGTCTTTGGAGACTCTGAAGCTGAGCTTGATGAGG AATCAGAGGAGGAAGTTGAGGAGGAGCCAGAGGAGAGGCAGCCATCCCCTGAACCACTTCAAGAAAGCCCCAACAGTACCACCTATTACGAACCCCACCCTGTCAC TAATGGAGTAGAGGAGCCCATGGAGGAGCCAGCTCCAGAACCCGAGCCGGAGCCTGAACCTGAGCCCAAAGTAGAGGAGATAAAGCCTGAGGTAGACGAGAAGGTTCTggaagagatggaggagaaagcACCGTCACCGGTCCCTGTGGAGTCCCCACCAAACACACAGGAGCCTCCCAAG ACTTTCTCATGGGCCTCGGTTACCAGTAAAAACCTGCCTCCTAGCGGCACAGTCACCTCCTCTGGAATGTCACCCCATGTTGTTAAAGTTCCAAGCTCACAG CCCAGAGTTGAAGCCAAGACGGAGACACAGACAGCACCACTACGGCCCAGAGACCAGCGCACACGGGACAGACCAGCCTTCACTCCGCGGGGTCCCAGGCCTG ATGGTGTTGCATCTTCGGAGTCACAGACGGGAAAACCACACTTGAGTTTTGTTAACAAAG GTGGCAGGGGAGAAACTGAATCCGGTGAAATGGACAGCAGGCGGATCGTTCGGTACCCAGACAGTCACCAGCTTTTTGTTGGCAACCTCCCACATGACATCGACGAGAGCGAGCTCAAAGAGTTCTTCATGA CATATGGAAATGTTGTGGAGCTGCGGATTAACACCAAGGGCGTCGGTGGGAAGCTTCCCAACTTTGGATTTGTGGTCTTTGATGACTCTGATCCTGTTCAAAGAATCCTGGGGGCCAAGGTAGAAGGG CCCATCATGTTCCGAGGTGAGGTGCGTCTGAATGTGGAAGAGAAGAAGACGAGGGCGGTGCGTGAACGAGAGACCCGCGGCGGAGGAGAGGAGCGCCGGGACATGAGGCGCAACGACCGAGGCCCTGGAGGTTCGAGAAGCATCGTGGGAAGCGGAATGATGCGAGATCGCGACGGGAGGGGACCACCACCTCGAGGCGGGATGGCCCCCAAACCTGGCATGGGCTCTGGAAGAGGCTCCGGCGGCCAGGGAGAGGGTCGCTTTACAACCCAGCGCCGCTGA
- the g3bp2a gene encoding ras GTPase-activating protein-binding protein 2 isoform X2: MVMEKPSPLLVGREFVRQYYTLLNKAPDFLHRFYGRNSSYVHGGLDPSGKLAEAVYGQAEIHKKVMSLQFSECHTKIRHVDAHATLSDGVVVQVLGELSNNGQPMRKFMQTFVLAPEGSVANKFYVHNDIFRYEDEVFGDSEAELDEESEEEVEEEPEERQPSPEPLQESPNSTTYYEPHPVTNGVEEPMEEPAPEPEPEPEPEPKVEEIKPEVDEKVLEEMEEKAPSPVPVESPPNTQEPPKTFSWASVTSKNLPPSGTVTSSGMSPHVVKVPSSQPRVEAKTETQTAPLRPRDQRTRDRPAFTPRGPRPDGVASSESQTGKPHLSFVNKGGRGETESGEMDSRRIVRYPDSHQLFVGNLPHDIDESELKEFFMTYGNVVELRINTKGVGGKLPNFGFVVFDDSDPVQRILGAKPIMFRGEVRLNVEEKKTRAVRERETRGGGEERRDMRRNDRGPGGSRSIVGSGMMRDRDGRGPPPRGGMAPKPGMGSGRGSGGQGEGRFTTQRR; encoded by the exons ATGGTGATGGAGAAGCCAAGTCCCCTGCTTGTAGGGCGGGAGTTTGTGAGGCAGTATTACACACTCTTAAACAAGGCACCAGATTTCCTGCACAG GTTCTATGGGAGGAATTCTTCCTATGTTCATGGAGGACTCGACCCAAGTGGGAAGCTGGCAGAAGCGGTTTATGGACAAGCG GAAATCCACAAGAAGGTCATGTCCCTGCAGTTCAGTGAATGCCACACAAAGATCAGGCACGTGGATGCTCATGCTACACTGAGTGATGGAGTGGTGGTGCAAGTCCTCGGAGAACTGTCCAACAATGGTCAGCCAATGAGGAAGTTCATGCAGACTTTTGTGCTTGCTCCAGAG GGTTCGGTGGCAAACAAGTTCTACGTCCACAATGACATCTTCCGTTACGAGGATGAGGTCTTTGGAGACTCTGAAGCTGAGCTTGATGAGG AATCAGAGGAGGAAGTTGAGGAGGAGCCAGAGGAGAGGCAGCCATCCCCTGAACCACTTCAAGAAAGCCCCAACAGTACCACCTATTACGAACCCCACCCTGTCAC TAATGGAGTAGAGGAGCCCATGGAGGAGCCAGCTCCAGAACCCGAGCCGGAGCCTGAACCTGAGCCCAAAGTAGAGGAGATAAAGCCTGAGGTAGACGAGAAGGTTCTggaagagatggaggagaaagcACCGTCACCGGTCCCTGTGGAGTCCCCACCAAACACACAGGAGCCTCCCAAG ACTTTCTCATGGGCCTCGGTTACCAGTAAAAACCTGCCTCCTAGCGGCACAGTCACCTCCTCTGGAATGTCACCCCATGTTGTTAAAGTTCCAAGCTCACAG CCCAGAGTTGAAGCCAAGACGGAGACACAGACAGCACCACTACGGCCCAGAGACCAGCGCACACGGGACAGACCAGCCTTCACTCCGCGGGGTCCCAGGCCTG ATGGTGTTGCATCTTCGGAGTCACAGACGGGAAAACCACACTTGAGTTTTGTTAACAAAG GTGGCAGGGGAGAAACTGAATCCGGTGAAATGGACAGCAGGCGGATCGTTCGGTACCCAGACAGTCACCAGCTTTTTGTTGGCAACCTCCCACATGACATCGACGAGAGCGAGCTCAAAGAGTTCTTCATGA CATATGGAAATGTTGTGGAGCTGCGGATTAACACCAAGGGCGTCGGTGGGAAGCTTCCCAACTTTGGATTTGTGGTCTTTGATGACTCTGATCCTGTTCAAAGAATCCTGGGGGCCAAG CCCATCATGTTCCGAGGTGAGGTGCGTCTGAATGTGGAAGAGAAGAAGACGAGGGCGGTGCGTGAACGAGAGACCCGCGGCGGAGGAGAGGAGCGCCGGGACATGAGGCGCAACGACCGAGGCCCTGGAGGTTCGAGAAGCATCGTGGGAAGCGGAATGATGCGAGATCGCGACGGGAGGGGACCACCACCTCGAGGCGGGATGGCCCCCAAACCTGGCATGGGCTCTGGAAGAGGCTCCGGCGGCCAGGGAGAGGGTCGCTTTACAACCCAGCGCCGCTGA